The Sebastes umbrosus isolate fSebUmb1 chromosome 1, fSebUmb1.pri, whole genome shotgun sequence genome includes the window aaatatacttaagtaCACATTTGCTTCACATGATTTTCATCATTACATTTTCATCATtgtgtacttttttatttattttggtgaAACTAGAAGCCACTCCAGcccctcctactcctcctcctcccaccgaTGAGGATCAAACTGACGATCAAACTGACGATCAAACTGACGATCAAGCCAACGGTATCTCCTCTCAGGACGCCTTCAGCAGtggggaagaagaggaagagaagaaatcTGAAGCGCCACAATTTTAGAGATAtatcaactattaaaataaCAGCCCTTCATCCTATAGGATGcataacattaaaatacacactgtctgaaactgtcaaataaaacacatatgTTTAAatggccgttttttaactgaactataatgcattcttaaaaaacatccctttactgctgatcaactgtctaaagtatcatcagtaacagtttcaagcagtattttttaattctgggacctgatctgcacatttaaggcttgtacattgtacatgattgtaaaatcagtgaattagctttattgttcttcactcacatgttgttatggtttcattctgtgcttgtagccagctatagacagacattttgggaaaagtgtcaacaagtctattatagcctttttcctaacaaatgcctttaattgtatttagtgtgactattcttatgtctgtaacctgctaagtctattcatctaggcaaaaaatactgtttattaaaatgtatttaaaaatacaacctaaatagtgcattaaaacaaatcagtaagataatgtaaaagaaaggtgaaaaacagctatataatgtatctttaaacagtaaattaactgtaaaatactgtgtaaagaaataaaaaaaaaagttcaaacagtattttacagtacaaagctgtacatttcagcgacagtgtaataatgttaattttacagtaacgtaaaggcaaccctgctgccagttctttactgttattttactgggaaattcttaacagtgtagcaacagtaactaagggtaAACAGTCAGTTTTTATAATGGTAGTATAAccggacaaaaacaaaaccatgtATACAGAgaaattgattatttttaaaaagcaactaaaaatgAGCAGAGAAACTCAgctgctcctctctgtcagtCAGTGATATCAGTCCACCTGCAGAGGGAGTGATGGAGCTGCTGGTGGAGCTGGAAGCAGCTGGTTGGACTTGATAAAGGGGTTGATGATTAGTGATTGGCTTCTGAGAGGAAGTGTGTTTTATGATCACTGGATTGGATGAGGTGATGATGATCTGGGAGGAAACTCCCCTTcttacattttaaacttttaaactgAGGGGGAGGATAAAATCTAAACATCTGTGATGTGTTGAGTTTCAgtaagagagacacagaggaagtGATGTGAGTTTTTCTATAATCTAATTTTCCATGTCAACTCATGCcaggaaagggggggggggggggggggggggagattaTGAAGAAGAATGATCAaaatctgtgcagcagcagaagcagagatATCCTAACTTTTAACCTAATATGGATCAAACTCCAAAAACCCTTTCATTGGACCCTCCTAACACCgacatctttcaaactccacacctccagtttCTGAAATCATCAGTGTTATTTTCTCAGAGTTGACAAAGCTCTAGAAAAAGAAGACTGTTTATACAACTGGCTGAGTAGGACTAACCATGACCACTAAACCAACCTTCATGTGTAAAATTAGTGGAATGCACCTTTAATATTTCAAgctaaaatgtaatgtaaaatgtaaatctgCATAGAGATTTTGAGAATCATTCGTTAATGCATTGATATCAttgaaaagagtgaaaatatgacacaaagtaagggataatgtacagcgagccggtcattgttgtgaaataaaaaaaacaaatcaaaaatttgacccaaaaacggtccgccagcgtccgacatcagaactgcacccataacgacggtctgttatacataccAACGGTTtcctataaagaaataacagactgtacaACACCGTGATTTAGAATCAGAATTGAAAAGTCGTGAAATAAACTTTTGTAAAAACTATATTGACTTTGTATTTGTATtgagaaattgtttttttttccattcagttCAATACAGTCAGAGTTTTATAATCTAGTGGACATTACGGGAACTGCAACTGAGCCCACTTGAGCTCTGACCTCAACACTCTGATCAATAGTCAATACTGTGTGGAAATACTGGATTTAAATGTTTGTTGGTCAGATAAAGGGACTTGACTGGTCCTTCGTCAGCTAAACTGGTTTCTTTGCTGTGTTAAATAATGAATCATAATGCTTTTCTTCGCTAGACCCGGCCTGCATTGCATTCAAGCACTAGGATTGGCCAGGCGCCCATACATGGGCGAGGTACCGGTTAGCCGATTTGTTCAGATCCGGTGCCCTGACCAATGGGCTATCCTGACTCGAACCAGttgaggtcaatgcttaacctcaACCAATCGCACTGACCTCAACCAGCTATGCAGGCCAGGTCTTGCCAAGAAAAGCAGTGGGATTCATAATTACGCATCTTTGTCGGTTGGTCCTTCGTCAGCTAGCTAGTTGGTAAACTGGTGATTCATCAGCAATAGTTAATAAACTAGTAATTTCATCAATTACTCCAATCATGTACTAGCTAGCTAAAAAAAATGGTATCTTTGTCAGTTAGTCCTTCACTAGCTAGATCCTGTTTGCTTCTTGTTCTTAGCTGatttttaatcttgccttaaAAATACTCAGCattttggtcaacttttgttgtttttaaatgtgcttatAAACTTACTTGTACTTGATTTAACTGGTCCTTCATCAGCTAAACTGGTATCTTTGTCAGTTAGTCCTTTATCAAGTTGGTAAGCTGGTGATTCATCAGCTAGTTAATAAACTAGTATTTTTATCAATTACTCCGATCATCAACTAGCTAGTCAAACCGGTCCTTTGTCAGCTAGCTAGTTGGTAAACCGATGATTAATCCGCTCAGGGGTTAAATTGGACCAGGACTGTCTGGGGCACAGCCCCGGCACATAGGCCTAcgcttttctgtgttttcactggttttctttttctttttttttctaactgaAGGTCAGTTAGCTATCGGTTAgtcccaagcccccaggaagagcgccgggctgtgAAGTAAATTTTCaaagtggccaaacggcggtattacAACTTTTGTGTCCATCACCTGacgccattgggcccaaaaatactttttcccatagacttacattgagaaagagacgtctgtaactcagcagatgattcttttttaggtaaatcaacttcccagtatgaacacttgaatagcccttatttaaatcatgaggtcctaaaagttgtaaaatgcaataatagctgaatccagagttatttcccttcctccggtcatgtgaatgagacccagaccgaggctggaccgagggctgggaggcggagttaaaggaaacactactacgcctgctctatgggcccaatggatgcagaagatcggcGGATGATTCAGGTACTTTGTCACTCggcagttgagccattttgcCTAGCAAACATATGACGTCAGGAAGACATTCAGatcatgtctgtataacgtccATCAGTCCGGACCCACTTTTGTATGTCTGGTGGACGTGTAAGTTGGGTTCAATATTTGAACGTCTGGTTAAGGGCCTTTTTGGACGTCTGCGGACGTGCAAAATGGGTTCAATATCTAGACGTCTGACTAGGACCCCTGTTGGATGTCCGTGGACGTGCAACTCAGGTTGACATCAATAGTTGAATGTTAAAAAGACGTTTAGAAAAAGACGTCGCAAAAACTTTCATTCTGGCTCCTCAGTGGACGTCTTTTTGACGTCTATAGAGACGTTAAATTGACGTCTTTTGGACGTGTCTTTGCTCAGTGggtggcttcatgcaccactgagcaactttcataggaatgaacaggagccccCTACAATActatatccagttctctttatacatccatagtTAGTCCTTCATCAGTTAGCTACGTAGTAAACCACTAGTTAGTTAATTGGTCATTTATATCACTAGTCCTTTATCTGCTAGTTTGTAAACTTCTTTAGTAGCCAACTCTACTCTCTGATATTCAGTATCTCTTTAAACATTTCCTATTTAAAAGAAACATCTCTAGTCACGTAGCTTTCCAGTTAGTGAATGAACCTAATATTCAAAGCTTTAAAttcagttttctgttttttattttggtgacTATAAAAAAGCTCATCCTTAATCTGACTTTGACCCCAGATAGAGAAAGAAACACGTTATCATGTAGCTACTGTTTTATATGTAAACTAGTCTCTCCTGACTGAACTGTTTCATGAATCCAACTGTGTCTTATGGGTCTAACAGGAAGtgaccaaaacaaaaaactcaaCCCCCCACACTGATAaaacaacgcacacacacacacacgcacacgcacacgcacgcacacgcacacgcacacgcacacgcacgcacgcacacacacacacacacacgcacacacacacacacacacacacacacacacacaaacacacatacacacacacacactccctcctcAGTTATCTGTTTCTCCTCTGCTGtcgctctgacacacacacacacacacacacgcacacacacgcacacacacacacacacacagacacacacacacacacggggggAGGTAGATAACTCTGTGATTCCACTGCTGAATTTTTAACGCTGTtgtggaactttttttttccaggcggGTTACTGTGGCACCAGGGTACTGTTACAccgacagagacacagagacagggtTCAGTTCAGTTCTGTTGTTTACTGAGGCTGGACGAACACAGGACTGTTCATGGGGTGTACGGTaagtttatctatctatctatctatctatttatctatctatcgcATGTTATTTTCTgctgatgtttttatttctttgagtTTTTCAGCTGTCTCTTACAAAAAAGCATGCGTGAAATTTATGTTTCCACACGTTAATTATTATATCTCACctttgaaatgtcaaaaaaactaatttacatTATATCAGCATgtcattttcagatattttacatgcaaaaacatCAATTTCACATTTCATATCACACGTTACATATAGGCATATTTCACATGTAAAGTGTAATTTGGAAATGTGAAAACCTACATAACTTGTGCCTTTTTAAATAAGGAGTTTCTATTTGATCACACTTCACTAAAAGCACCGGATGTACTTCATTAACTATTTTCAACAAGCTAACTAGCAGTCATGTACTGTATGACATTTTATTGTAGATGAaagacctctgacctttgacctcctgaCAGcagaaattattaaaatattattaaaattattaaaatataattactAATTTTTTAAGCTGTTGCTGTTCATCCAAAATAAGTTACAGTTACCAGTCCACTAACTACCTCCAAAGGCTGGAGCTCTAACTCGCCCTCACTATCACTGACTGTCGTTCTTGGCACCTTTAAACTCTTGAATTATTTATTGTAggaggtttgtttgtgtgtctgtgctctcTTATGCATACTAGAGGTCCTCATGGGTCCATTCGGCTTCAATTAACCAGGATTCAACCTATTTTAAATCATATTCAGCCTGATCAGTTTTTGACTTTTCTGAGTTACATTATTTGTACAGTTAATTCATTTGATTTTGGTTCCAGTATATTAAGTTCATTGTAAAAAACCTTCAACAGacagttttattaaaaaaagagaaagtaatGTATGCAATAATGTGTGAAATAGCATTAAATCACACTGTACACTTTACAACATAATGCTAAGCCTGCTCAGTGTCATCACAAATGTAAAGGGATGTAGTCTGTCACAGGAAATGTACTCCCAATGtaaatattggaaaaaatgGTCTCTCTTATCTTTCTAACATTTTCCATGACAACACATAATAAGGAATGACTTGTACCTGCTCAGAAGGGTTAATTATATCTTACTGTAAATAAACAATCATAACACTGTACACACTTTTTATCCTGGTATTCCCGTCCTCACTGGTATTTTCTGCCAGGCTTGATACTCAAGTCCCTGTAGGAGCAGATAGTAGAGTTAGAGAACTCTAATAATTCAGCGATGAACAAAATAAACTTTCCCTCCAGTCTTCTTTATAGTAAAATTATTGCCACCATAAGTTCTTCTGCCAATGCCTGAATCCAATTGGACGGACATTGTGAAAGTCAGCATATTGAGGGTCAAATTATGACCCTGAAACTAGGCAGAAAATCTGGAGAGCACATTagaaactagaagtgcactcggagagaacagacctccaccaaggcggTACGTCGCTGCCTGAATTAACCGAATAGTGGCTTCTATCCGACTCCAGTATAGTGGTacttagtgaaaaaaaacacatggccCAACCATGCTCGCCATTTTCATGAGTTTGAAATAGGTTGGTGGCCCCTCCCCTTCCACTACGTAGCAAAGATTGCGACCGTTGTGCATGAGAAATCTAATGTCCTAATGTCGTACTTGCAAACCTGTGAGCTATCACAGTGTTTCACCGCCCTCTCTAATTGAAAGTTTCCAGTCTGTTGCACCTGTAACCCCACCCattggtgatgtcacagtgtactGACACGCCCTAGAGTACACTTCTACATCACCGCAGCAAGGTATGAAGTTAAACTACTGGATGGCAGCGGAAGTGATCTCTGCTTTGTCTTAGAAAATGGACAGAAAACTCAAAGAACAGCATcatgtttcatattttcagAAAAAGATATGATTAGATTAGAGAGGGGACAGGAATTCTGCTCTCTATGCCAAAGTAACGCTCTGTGATTGGTCGTTTTGAAAGTCAATCAAAAGATCTGTCAAGAATCTTAAAGATCATAGTGAACCAGACTTTATACTGAAACCTGAATCCTCCCATCTCCTCCCTCAGATCTGTCCTGTCCTGATGCCGTTACAGTAGCAATATGACCCTCAACacccagagagagaaggaaCCTCTGCGCCGGCGAGGCAGCACACCGATTCCTCCCGCCCACTTCTACCAGCACCCGTCCTGGACTCGGGACCTTCAGGACCCTCGGCTCCCCAGCAACACCCAGCCTGACCCCGAGCAGCCGCGCCCCCAGCGTAGCCACCCTCCTCTGGGACAGTCGGCATCCTACCATCCTGGAGACAAGTCCCTCCACTACCGCGCCCAGTGGAGTTCAGACTCGGACGATGACTCCCAGAGTGACTCGGACTGTGTTTACAGAGTGGTGTTGCTAGGCGACCACGCTGTCGGAAAGACCAGCCTGGCAGGAATCTTTGCCGGGATCACAGAGAAAGATGAGCAACCTGGAGGTGGGATGTTAGGTTTGTTTGTCTGATTAGTTTATCTAATTTATCTGTTGAATGTTCTGTCTTAAACACACCGTATTTTATTCTTTGGAAGAGAAAAGCTTTAAAGTCAATTTTGTCTTCCTTTCAAAAATATGCTACGATATAAGTTTAAAGTGAGACTATGGAACTTCTAAAAGATTAACAAAAAGCTGTAACTGTCATATGAGAACAGTGCAGACCAGCGGCCGcaagctagccagtggggcattctcacatgcacgaacatgcactaaaaggatgaacatgcactaaaaggcacgcacaGCCAGCCCGATTATGTCAGCAAAGAAAGAAcgagctcggattacaacacacagtagagtggtgtcaatcttctcaGAATCACATGGGGAACCCTGTCAATGTTTTCTAccatgttttattgttgtgttgtttccatggatgtataaagagaacaggtTACAGCGTcagaggcggggccccgttcattcctatgaaagttgctcagtggcacataaaacaaaaagtttgacttccaagtgataaagtacccggatcttccgcatccattgggcccatagagcaggcgtagtagtgtttcctttaactccgccgcccagcctcagtctggtctcattcacatgaacagaggaagggaaataactctggattcagctattagtgcattttacaacttttaacaCCTAATGATGTAAATAATAGCTATtaaagtgttcatactgggaagttcatttacctcaaaaaatCTCTTTCCCAAAGTTAGTCTAtaggaaaaagtctttttgggcccaatggcttCACGTGAAGGATACGAAAGTTGTAATTCTACAGTTTGATCACTCTGAAAaattgcttcaaagcctggcgctcttctTTGGGGATTGGTTGTTTCATACTCCAACTCAGTCCTCAGCAGCTCAGTGCTCAGTTTCTGTCTCTAACTTTGTTCTGACATCACAACCTTGACTGACCTAACATCATTGATCAGCTCCTGTGTCACGTGTTGATTGGCCTGAGGCCATGATTGACAACCTGCATTGATCCAGTGACAGTCTGACATGGTGTGAGTAGACAGAGCATGTCTGCTGTTAGTATTCAGGTTGACTGAGCTCAATGTCTGGTTCAGTTTCTGCTTTagtttcacatgtttttattattcttgTTGCTGTGTTCTTGGGTTGATGTCTGTCTCTTCATGATCACAGACGTATCAGCAGCTGTGATTTGTTGTTGGTCCTctatattgtttattgtttttagcTGTGCTTGCAGTGTGGCTCTAGGGACGAAGATGTTTGGTCGGTCAGTCCagcactttggtccagactagaatatctcaacaactattggatagattgccatgaaatgtgtTACTGTAATAACTCTGGGGAATTACAGCCTCATACTGCACATTCTCAGTcttgttgtttattgtttgttacAGAAGACACTTACGAGCGGACACTGACAGTAGATGGAGAGGAAACCACACTCATCGTCATGGATACCTGGGAGAACGACAAACTGGTACATTGTGTGTGTTGATGAAGTAcagccaaagagtatagaagcgcagtgtttttttgacaacatccGCTgcctccattttggactgaaaacggttattatatttatattattttattgttcaacgcagtgctgctgggcgctgatgttgcaatggaacgaccaattgactttcacttcttggcagtATACGTTCTTTGGTCCACCTGTGGAGCATTAGATGTCACCTTTGAAGCAGACTATTATGGGTACATGGCGTCCTGCAAAGGGACCTGATGTAGCTGATTTCAGTGTTCTCGCACTTATTGTTGAGATCATGAAATAAAAAGCCAAAGTTCTTCTTGATAACAAAAGTATTATTTTGTAATCTCAagaacatttgtttgttttgttgagaTCATAAAATGCCATTTACCAAGAGaacttttgttattttcaacTGGATAAACTTTATCAAAAAGCACGTTTTACTAACTTCTTTCTTGAAAACCTGCATCTTTTAATGTATGAAAGTGTTCTTACAATAAGTCAGAATGTATTAAAATGAGTGTCAGGATCACTGTTCAGGAGTTTGCTTTCTTAGCCTCTGTGATTAAGCAAACTTCCTGTTGCTCCTTCACAATAAGGGCCTTCAAGTGGTTCACTGCAGAGAGGCTTTTATTGTGGAACAGCAGAAGTTTACAGTATCTAAACAGCAATATCTTCCATTGAAGCTCTTTTGAATGCAGATCAGAAAACAGTAAAGCTGCTGTGTGTTagatgaaaataagaatagcAACATGGTAGAAGTTATGCTGTCTTATTGTTTTCGGTACTCGTTCCAGACGAAAATCAGTCACTGCTCAGCATGTACTGAGGTTTGGTGCCCAGCTCAGTGTGACTCTGTGGACTCTGACAGGGATTCCCCCATCACCTTTACAGTTTGTGATATTCACTGACATCATGGTGCGGCCACAGTCTGGAGACTGTCTGGTTCAGTGACACTCACTTCTGTGGAACGTTTTGGTTTCATCAAACCACGACCTCTGAGCTGGAGAGATGTAAATCACAAATCATTTTGCAGGCTTGTTCAGTTTAAAGGTTCATAGCGATTGACTAATTATCATCGTTGGCATCACAATTCATAACGCTCTGACTTTGAGTTTAGTCTAAATTCAGTTGTCTTAATCTGAGACCATGGCCATGATTGGACCCAAAACACATTGAAGGAACTACATCTCCCAGCATGCCTTGGAGCTCTTGCAAACTTTCCCAGGAGGACCTTGAGGAAGTTGCCAGATTAATGGATCTTAAGGCTGCCACCTCGACTCCACCAGAGCTAGCAACCTTAAAAGTAGACGTTTATCATATTGTTTTTTCCAGATTAGCTCTTAAAATCTGTATTTAAAGGAAAATATTGGTAaatgtttctttctctccttctctgtgtccatgtctctctacctgtcagGAGGGGGACGACGACTCCTCTCAGGAAAACTGTCTGAAAGTCGGGAGTGCCTACGTCATCGTCTACTCCGTCACCGACCGCTCCAGCTTCGACGCCGCCGCTGAGCTCCGTATCACGCTGCGACGCACCCGCCAGGCCGAAAACCTTCCCATCATCCTTGTGGGCAACAAGAGCGACCTGGTCCGGTCTAGAGAAGTCGCTGTGGAAGgtgggggtcaaaggtcacagagggtacatacatacacatatcgATATACAACAAATTGATAACAGGTAACGATTGACTGATGCTATTATaattctctttctgtgtgtgtctttatttcCCAGAGGGCCGAGCGTGTGCGGTGGTGTTTGACTGTAAGTTCATTGAGACGTCGGCGTCTCTGCAGCACAACGTGACCGAGCTATTCGAGGGCGTGATCCGACAGATCCGCCTCCGTCGGGACGGCAGCGAGGTCGTCAAGCGCCGACGCTCCATTTACAAGCACAAAGAGAGCCTCCCCCAGAAGGCTCGCCGCTTCCTGGACCGACTGGTGGCACGCAACAACCAGCGCATGGCGGCCAAAGTGCGCTCCAAGAGCTGCCACGACCTGGCCGTCCTCTGAAGACAGGTGTCCACCAGGAGCATCAGGTTGGACCTTCTTTGAGCTCTCTCTGGTTGTGATATCGTGGACGATGGCGTTTGTGATGATCCTCACGTTCAGCGAGTCAGCAACATAATATAGTAATCAGCAGTGAAAGGAGTCAGTGGACAGTTACGTACGTCGCTGTGACCAACTCATTTTCCTCTTTGACCATTTGGTCTCAACATTTGCGTGACTTGTCCTCCAGATGATCTAAATATAAAGAAACTAGACTGTGAAGGATCATCACTGTTGGGTTAAAGGTTGGAtgactgcgtgtgtgtgcgtgcgtgtgagaCTGTTCAGGATGTCCTGTAGTTTCCACTGTGTCTACTGTGCTGTTCTCCTGAGGTTTCTACTGTTTTCAGTTCAACACTGTgcagaataaagtcttaaaggaacagtgtgtaacaccGCCATGTtgttccgccatgtttctacagtagcgtagaacagacaaaccaaagttgctcctgaagtagtgATATTGTTGTAtgtggcctctgagcgaggtgaacggcgttaccacggttttgcactcgggtGCTCATGTTACCCTCACATTGATTGCTTGTAAAAGGAGGACCACCACTATTCTAGAtatcgccaaatcctacacactgtacctttaaaggaacagtcctCTCAAAA containing:
- the rem1 gene encoding GTP-binding protein REM 1 isoform X3; the encoded protein is MTLNTQREKEPLRRRGSTPIPPAHFYQHPSWTRDLQDPRLPSNTQPDPEQPRPQRSHPPLGQSASYHPGDKSLHYRAQWSSDSDDDSQSDSDCVYRVVLLGDHAVGKTSLAGIFAGITEKDEQPGGGMLEDTYERTLTVDGEETTLIVMDTWENDKLEGDDDSSQENCLKVGSAYVIVYSVTDRSSFDAAAELRITLRRTRQAENLPIILVGNKSDLVRSREVAVEGGGQRSQRRAERVRWCLTVSSLRRRRLCSTT
- the rem1 gene encoding GTP-binding protein REM 1 isoform X2 is translated as MTLNTQREKEPLRRRGSTPIPPAHFYQHPSWTRDLQDPRLPSNTQPDPEQPRPQRSHPPLGQSASYHPGDKSLHYRAQWSSDSDDDSQSDSDCVYRVVLLGDHAVGKTSLAGIFAGITEKDEQPGEDTYERTLTVDGEETTLIVMDTWENDKLEGDDDSSQENCLKVGSAYVIVYSVTDRSSFDAAAELRITLRRTRQAENLPIILVGNKSDLVRSREVAVEEGRACAVVFDCKFIETSASLQHNVTELFEGVIRQIRLRRDGSEVVKRRRSIYKHKESLPQKARRFLDRLVARNNQRMAAKVRSKSCHDLAVL
- the rem1 gene encoding GTP-binding protein REM 1 isoform X1, which gives rise to MTLNTQREKEPLRRRGSTPIPPAHFYQHPSWTRDLQDPRLPSNTQPDPEQPRPQRSHPPLGQSASYHPGDKSLHYRAQWSSDSDDDSQSDSDCVYRVVLLGDHAVGKTSLAGIFAGITEKDEQPGGGMLEDTYERTLTVDGEETTLIVMDTWENDKLEGDDDSSQENCLKVGSAYVIVYSVTDRSSFDAAAELRITLRRTRQAENLPIILVGNKSDLVRSREVAVEEGRACAVVFDCKFIETSASLQHNVTELFEGVIRQIRLRRDGSEVVKRRRSIYKHKESLPQKARRFLDRLVARNNQRMAAKVRSKSCHDLAVL